From a single Hymenobacter sp. YIM 151500-1 genomic region:
- a CDS encoding pseudouridine synthase: MNHRHFVLHKPFGYLSQFVADLPRKKVLGELYPFPEGTMAIGRLDEHSEGLLLLTTDGRVSEQVRSRHIEKEYYAQVDGLITDEAVRRLQEGVEIGIRDVKYQTQPCTARRLPAPPDLPPRARKIRDDRHGPTSWVSITLTEGKFRQIRKMTAAAGFPTLRLVRVRVGTIWLDGLAPGAVREVAGFELPTAAPAAAAENVGPRGAPDTGVENGLS; this comes from the coding sequence ATGAACCACCGCCACTTCGTTTTGCACAAGCCTTTCGGCTACCTCAGCCAGTTTGTGGCCGACCTGCCCCGCAAAAAGGTGCTGGGCGAATTGTACCCGTTTCCCGAAGGCACCATGGCCATTGGCCGCCTCGACGAGCACAGCGAAGGCCTGCTGCTGCTGACCACCGACGGCCGCGTGAGCGAGCAGGTGCGCAGCCGCCACATCGAAAAAGAATACTACGCCCAGGTAGACGGGCTGATAACCGACGAGGCCGTGCGGCGCCTGCAAGAGGGCGTGGAGATTGGCATCCGGGACGTAAAATACCAGACCCAGCCTTGCACGGCCCGGCGCCTGCCGGCCCCGCCCGACCTGCCGCCACGGGCCCGCAAAATCCGCGACGACCGGCACGGTCCCACTTCCTGGGTGTCCATCACGCTCACGGAAGGCAAGTTTCGGCAGATTCGGAAGATGACGGCGGCAGCCGGCTTCCCGACCCTGCGCCTAGTGCGGGTGCGGGTGGGCACTATCTGGCTCGATGGCTTGGCGCCCGGCGCCGTGCGCGAGGTGGCAGGGTTTGAGTTGCCCACCGCCGCCCCGGCTGCAGCCGCAGAAAATGTAGGCCCGCGTGGAGCACCCGATACTGGTGTTGAAAACGGCCTTTCTTAG
- a CDS encoding TPM domain-containing protein, producing the protein MPFRLLLLARFCLVLLLLPVPGLAATQPPDDLAFISNPKTLGEAYVSNPDRILSEPTVRRLNTQLAGFDRAGKAHIDVVVVRSIGGQEPKDAATTLFNRWKIGDATLDNGLLLLLVLDQRRVEFETGYGLEASLPDVICYRIQQRFMLPHLRAGSYDTAVTEGVAAIIRHLSGQPILAADTLAAAVTDISLAVPEAMPGKGSLPTVGSAWQESYVERYLDNKRLIVWLALSYLLISLLLWFLLIRQVRWKLLWVAVALMPLLWFARQANFLLFYYDGWLPDQALLVAVWYGSLLAVTHLGFWLLGRRLRPLLAGASRHRQYLMLQRTHYALGWTAYLFPLPKLAHYWARHRQRLRQLRDEPYACAQCTQPMQRLPETQDDAHLNRGQAAEEAYASVDYDVWRCTACQVSLTLPYRNLASNAEPCTECGYRMLFFDRKEVVESPTESASGWGWRIYQCRFCQHVHKHKYSIPKLSSSSGSSGSSSSGGGSSYSSGSSGGGSYSTSSGGSSGGGGAGSSW; encoded by the coding sequence ATGCCCTTCCGCCTGCTCCTCCTGGCCCGTTTCTGCCTGGTCCTGTTGCTGCTGCCCGTGCCGGGCCTGGCCGCCACGCAACCCCCTGATGATCTTGCTTTTATCTCCAACCCTAAAACCCTGGGCGAAGCCTACGTCAGCAACCCGGACCGTATTCTGTCTGAGCCCACCGTGCGCCGGCTGAACACTCAGCTGGCCGGGTTCGACCGAGCTGGCAAGGCGCACATCGACGTGGTGGTGGTGCGCAGCATTGGCGGGCAGGAGCCCAAGGACGCGGCCACTACTCTGTTCAACCGCTGGAAAATTGGTGATGCCACCCTCGACAATGGCTTGCTGCTGTTGCTTGTGCTTGACCAGCGCCGCGTGGAGTTTGAAACCGGCTACGGGCTCGAAGCCAGCCTGCCGGACGTTATATGCTACCGTATTCAGCAACGGTTTATGCTCCCGCACCTGCGCGCCGGGAGCTACGACACGGCCGTAACCGAAGGCGTGGCAGCCATCATCCGGCACCTGAGCGGTCAGCCTATCCTAGCCGCCGACACGCTGGCTGCCGCCGTCACCGATATATCCCTTGCCGTTCCTGAGGCCATGCCGGGCAAGGGAAGCCTACCTACGGTCGGCAGCGCCTGGCAGGAATCGTATGTAGAGCGGTATCTGGACAATAAGCGGCTTATCGTGTGGCTTGCGTTGTCCTACCTGCTGATCAGCTTGCTGCTGTGGTTTCTCTTGATCAGGCAGGTCCGCTGGAAGCTTCTGTGGGTAGCTGTTGCACTCATGCCGCTCCTGTGGTTTGCGCGGCAGGCAAATTTCTTGTTATTTTATTACGATGGCTGGTTACCCGATCAGGCGCTGTTAGTAGCTGTGTGGTATGGCAGCTTGCTGGCAGTTACGCACCTGGGCTTTTGGCTGCTGGGCCGCCGACTCCGGCCCCTGCTGGCCGGCGCCAGCCGGCACCGCCAGTACCTGATGCTCCAGCGCACCCACTATGCGCTGGGCTGGACGGCCTATCTGTTTCCGCTGCCGAAGCTGGCGCACTACTGGGCGCGCCACCGGCAGCGCCTGCGCCAGCTTCGCGACGAGCCGTACGCCTGCGCCCAGTGCACCCAGCCCATGCAGCGCCTCCCCGAAACCCAGGACGACGCCCACCTGAACCGGGGCCAAGCCGCCGAAGAAGCCTACGCCTCCGTCGACTATGATGTGTGGCGCTGCACTGCCTGCCAGGTGTCGCTTACACTTCCTTACCGCAACCTGGCCAGCAATGCGGAGCCCTGTACTGAGTGCGGGTACCGCATGCTGTTCTTTGACCGCAAAGAGGTGGTAGAAAGCCCCACCGAATCGGCGAGCGGGTGGGGCTGGAGAATATACCAATGCCGTTTCTGCCAGCACGTCCACAAGCACAAATACAGCATTCCAAAGCTGTCCAGCTCGTCGGGCTCATCGGGGAGTAGCTCGTCGGGCGGCGGGTCGTCGTACAGCTCCGGCTCCTCCGGGGGCGGCAGCTACTCCACGAGTAGCGGCGGGTCGTCGGGGGGCGGCGGGGCCGGCAGTAGCTGGTAG